One genomic segment of bacterium includes these proteins:
- a CDS encoding dihydroorotase produces MGRVWIRGGRLIDPASGRDEIADVLLEDGRVEAIGQDISASDAETLDAEGCWVTAGFIDLHAHLREPGQEYKEDIGSGGRAGAAGGFTGLCCMANTDPVNDDPAVTDYILDRARQDSPVHIYAVAAATKGLLGEVMTEMSALVEAGAVAFSDDGRTIMDSDMQRRVLEYSKLVSKPVMVHAEDLTLVRKGVVNEGAVSTRLGLPGNPVVAETVHVARDIQLAELTGAHLHVGHVSTAGAVALIRQARERGVHVTAEVTPHHLTLTDEATLGYDTNTKMAPPLRSEADVDGCIQGLADGTLDAIATDHAPHAVYEKEVEFTEAPPGVLGFETAYPTVMELVRKDRISPMGLIASLTSNPAQVFDLPGGRLSRGAPGDVTVLDPDRKWIYDPAKGYSKSRNSPWAGQEMLGRPVATFVDGALVYHVDRGVILP; encoded by the coding sequence ATGGGACGAGTATGGATACGCGGCGGCCGCCTGATCGACCCGGCTTCGGGCCGAGATGAGATCGCGGATGTCCTGCTGGAGGACGGCCGGGTCGAGGCCATCGGCCAGGACATCTCTGCGTCGGATGCCGAAACCCTGGATGCCGAAGGCTGTTGGGTTACCGCCGGCTTCATCGACCTTCACGCACACCTGCGAGAACCGGGTCAGGAATACAAGGAGGACATCGGCTCCGGTGGCCGTGCCGGAGCTGCGGGCGGTTTTACCGGTCTCTGCTGCATGGCGAATACGGATCCCGTGAACGACGACCCGGCGGTAACGGACTACATCCTCGATCGTGCACGCCAGGATTCCCCGGTTCATATCTATGCAGTCGCTGCAGCGACGAAGGGTCTGCTCGGCGAGGTGATGACCGAGATGTCCGCCCTGGTCGAAGCCGGCGCGGTGGCCTTCAGTGACGATGGTCGGACGATCATGGACAGCGACATGCAGCGGCGCGTTCTCGAGTACTCGAAGCTCGTCAGCAAGCCGGTCATGGTCCATGCGGAGGATCTCACCCTGGTCCGGAAGGGCGTGGTGAACGAAGGCGCCGTTTCGACACGGCTCGGCCTGCCGGGGAATCCGGTTGTCGCCGAGACGGTGCACGTGGCTCGGGACATCCAGCTGGCCGAACTCACGGGTGCCCATCTTCATGTCGGGCATGTCTCGACGGCGGGTGCCGTGGCGTTGATTCGCCAGGCACGTGAACGTGGCGTTCACGTGACGGCAGAGGTGACGCCTCATCATTTGACGCTCACCGATGAGGCCACGCTCGGCTACGACACCAACACGAAGATGGCGCCGCCCCTTCGCAGTGAAGCGGATGTGGATGGCTGTATCCAGGGCCTGGCCGACGGAACGCTCGATGCCATTGCGACCGATCATGCGCCTCACGCGGTGTACGAGAAGGAGGTCGAGTTCACCGAGGCGCCTCCCGGTGTCCTGGGCTTCGAGACGGCCTATCCAACCGTGATGGAGCTGGTGCGCAAGGATCGGATTTCGCCGATGGGATTGATCGCGTCCCTCACATCGAATCCCGCCCAAGTCTTCGACCTGCCCGGCGGGCGGCTGAGCCGCGGAGCGCCCGGCGACGTGACCGTGCTCGATCCCGACCGGAAGTGGATCTATGACCCCGCCAAGGGGTATTCGAAGAGCCGCAACTCTCCGTGGGCGGGCCAGGAAATGCTCGGGCGGCCCGTCGCAACCTTCGTAGACGGCGCGCTCGTCTATCACGTCGACCGAGGAGTGATCCTACCGTGA
- the pyrR gene encoding bifunctional pyr operon transcriptional regulator/uracil phosphoribosyltransferase PyrR, whose product MRIAHEIVERNEDLESLYLVGVPNGGVPLARRLAENLNQVADLEPLVGILDTTLYRDDLISSGKRPKLRHTEMPSAVDDRVVILVDDVCSTGRTIRAAMDALMDFGRPRAVQVVALVDRGHRELPIKIDYVGKNIPTQRADLVKMRTEDGVQGEPLDVVLLQPETATGGAPQ is encoded by the coding sequence ATGCGCATCGCTCACGAGATCGTCGAGCGGAACGAAGACCTGGAGAGCCTCTATCTCGTCGGTGTGCCGAACGGGGGAGTGCCCCTGGCACGGCGTCTTGCCGAGAACCTGAACCAGGTCGCCGATCTTGAGCCCCTCGTCGGAATCCTCGACACGACCCTGTACCGGGATGATTTGATCTCGAGCGGAAAGCGGCCCAAGCTGCGCCATACCGAGATGCCCTCGGCGGTCGACGACCGGGTGGTGATCCTGGTGGACGATGTCTGCAGCACCGGCCGAACGATCCGCGCGGCGATGGATGCCCTGATGGATTTCGGTCGGCCGCGCGCCGTGCAGGTCGTCGCTCTGGTGGACCGGGGCCACCGGGAGCTGCCCATCAAGATCGACTACGTCGGCAAGAACATCCCCACCCAACGTGCCGATCTGGTGAAGATGCGAACCGAGGACGGCGTCCAGGGTGAGCCGCTCGATGTGGTGTTGCTACAGCCAGAAACCGCGACGGGGGGGGCTCCGCAATGA
- a CDS encoding aspartate carbamoyltransferase catalytic subunit, with translation MMENGLLGIRELEREDIETILETAIHMKEVAERDVKKVPTLRGRTIINLFFESSTRTRTSFEIAGKRLSADVVNFTPSHSSLSKSESILDTAKTLDAMDPDAVVVRHNVAGVPKRIADELEAPVINAGDGAHEHPTQALLDMLTVLESKDRLDGLTVTIIGDIAHSRVARSNIYGFLKMGAEVRVAAPPTMIPAAVETLGVKAFTSLREALDGADVVMALRIQRERLAGAYFPSVREYAATFGLDRAKLRFAKDDAIVMHPGPVNRGVELAHDLADHRPSVILDQVRNGVALRMAVLYLLAGRPSGKPAEKRGNS, from the coding sequence ATGATGGAGAACGGCCTGCTCGGAATCCGGGAACTCGAGCGCGAAGACATCGAGACGATTCTCGAGACCGCCATCCACATGAAGGAGGTGGCCGAACGCGACGTCAAGAAGGTGCCGACCCTTCGGGGCAGGACGATCATCAACCTCTTCTTCGAATCGTCGACGCGGACCCGGACGAGCTTCGAAATCGCGGGCAAGCGGCTCTCGGCAGACGTCGTGAATTTCACCCCGTCGCATTCGAGCCTCTCCAAATCCGAGAGCATCCTGGATACGGCGAAGACCCTCGACGCGATGGATCCGGATGCTGTCGTCGTTCGCCACAACGTGGCCGGAGTTCCCAAGCGAATCGCCGACGAGCTCGAGGCTCCGGTGATCAACGCCGGGGACGGTGCCCACGAACACCCGACCCAGGCGCTCCTCGATATGTTGACGGTGCTCGAATCCAAGGATCGCCTGGATGGTCTGACGGTGACGATCATCGGCGATATCGCGCACTCACGGGTGGCCCGCTCGAACATCTATGGCTTCCTCAAGATGGGAGCGGAGGTTCGGGTGGCGGCGCCGCCCACGATGATACCTGCCGCGGTGGAGACGCTTGGCGTGAAAGCCTTCACGTCCCTCCGTGAGGCCCTGGACGGAGCCGATGTGGTGATGGCCCTGCGCATCCAGCGCGAGCGCCTTGCCGGAGCGTACTTCCCGAGCGTTCGCGAGTACGCCGCCACATTCGGGCTCGACCGGGCGAAGCTCCGCTTCGCAAAGGACGACGCCATCGTCATGCATCCGGGCCCCGTGAATCGGGGCGTCGAGCTCGCCCACGATCTGGCGGACCACCGACCGAGCGTGATTCTGGATCAGGTTCGCAACGGAGTCGCCCTGCGCATGGCGGTGCTCTACCTGCTGGCGGGTCGACCTTCCGGGAAACCGGCTGAGAAGCGAGGGAATTCTTGA
- the carA gene encoding glutamine-hydrolyzing carbamoyl-phosphate synthase small subunit, giving the protein MPKPARLVLADGTIFRGTAQGSSTVAAGEVCFNTSMSGYQEILSDPSYAGQLVTMTAPEIGNVGTNAEDDESRRPFLRGFIVKELFDEPSNYRAQESLPAYLERFGIPAISGLDTRALVRRIRDQGFQNGVLSTDPAQQDEAELLALARSAAPLEEQDLVAEVTCEASYEWKEGCWSGIEGQLPRAAVPEPPLRVVAYDFGVKRNILRLLVEHGFEVTVVPATTSSEQVRALSPDAVFLSNGPGDPAAAQGVREHVRALSQEFPMFGICLGHQILGLALGGRTRKLKFGHHGGNQPGKDLATGKVAICAENHGYAVEADSLREAGEPVEITHVNLNDDTVEGLAHQERPLFSVQYHPEASPGPHDVRYFFERFRTMTLRHKAGETVSGAQISKGN; this is encoded by the coding sequence TTGCCGAAACCGGCCCGGCTCGTGCTCGCCGACGGCACCATCTTCCGCGGCACCGCCCAGGGTTCGTCGACGGTGGCCGCCGGAGAAGTCTGCTTCAACACGAGCATGTCGGGCTACCAGGAGATCTTGAGCGACCCCTCCTATGCCGGGCAGCTGGTCACGATGACGGCTCCCGAGATCGGGAACGTGGGGACGAACGCGGAGGACGACGAATCCCGCCGGCCCTTCCTGCGCGGCTTCATCGTCAAGGAGTTGTTCGACGAACCGTCGAACTACCGGGCCCAGGAGAGCCTTCCGGCCTACCTGGAGCGTTTCGGGATTCCCGCCATCTCGGGCCTGGACACCCGGGCGCTGGTGCGGCGTATCCGCGACCAGGGCTTCCAGAACGGGGTGTTGAGCACGGATCCCGCCCAACAAGACGAGGCGGAACTCCTGGCTCTGGCGCGTTCCGCGGCTCCTCTAGAGGAGCAGGATCTCGTCGCCGAGGTCACCTGCGAAGCCTCCTACGAGTGGAAGGAGGGATGCTGGAGTGGCATCGAGGGCCAGCTTCCCCGGGCCGCCGTGCCGGAACCGCCGCTCCGGGTGGTCGCCTACGACTTCGGCGTGAAGCGGAACATCCTGCGGCTGCTCGTCGAGCATGGCTTCGAGGTGACGGTGGTACCGGCCACCACCTCTTCAGAGCAGGTTCGGGCGCTCTCGCCGGATGCGGTCTTCCTTTCCAACGGCCCCGGAGATCCGGCGGCCGCGCAGGGCGTGCGGGAGCACGTGAGAGCGCTCTCTCAGGAGTTCCCGATGTTCGGTATCTGCCTGGGCCACCAGATCCTGGGCCTCGCCCTGGGCGGGCGCACCCGCAAGCTCAAATTCGGACACCACGGGGGCAATCAACCGGGCAAGGACCTGGCGACGGGCAAGGTCGCGATCTGTGCTGAGAACCATGGCTATGCGGTCGAGGCCGATTCCCTGCGCGAGGCCGGAGAGCCCGTCGAGATCACCCACGTGAACCTGAACGACGACACCGTCGAAGGGCTCGCTCATCAAGAGCGTCCTCTTTTTTCTGTGCAGTATCACCCGGAGGCCTCACCCGGGCCCCATGACGTCCGCTACTTCTTCGAGCGTTTCCGCACCATGACCCTCCGTCACAAGGCGGGTGAGACGGTGAGCGGCGCCCAGATCTCCAAGGGAAACTGA